The proteins below come from a single Candidatus Sysuiplasma jiujiangense genomic window:
- a CDS encoding dTDP-4-dehydrorhamnose 3,5-epimerase family protein, translating to MLDGIEVIDLRKNADERGSFTEIMREDWNDFLHGERPVQSNLSISYPGMIRAWHRHTRGQYDIFVVLKGALKICAYNDVEEKNMGELVEIVASGERLQAVKINGKYWHGTKCVSPVPAETVYYVTRLYDRERPDELRRAWNDPAILPKSINGNVHDPRAGRTWDWNSPPHK from the coding sequence GTGTTAGATGGTATTGAAGTCATAGACCTGAGGAAAAACGCTGATGAAAGAGGCTCATTTACCGAAATAATGAGGGAAGACTGGAACGACTTTCTGCATGGTGAAAGACCTGTCCAGTCGAACCTGTCCATTTCCTATCCTGGAATGATCAGGGCATGGCACAGGCATACGAGAGGGCAGTATGACATTTTCGTTGTGCTGAAGGGAGCGCTCAAAATATGCGCCTACAACGACGTTGAGGAAAAGAATATGGGAGAGCTCGTGGAAATAGTGGCGAGCGGCGAAAGACTCCAGGCAGTGAAGATAAACGGAAAGTACTGGCACGGAACGAAATGCGTAAGCCCTGTTCCGGCGGAGACCGTCTATTACGTTACGAGGCTCTACGACAGGGAAAGGCCCGATGAGCTCCGCAGGGCATGGAATGACCCTGCAATATTGCCGAAATCGATTAACGGAAATGTGCATGACCCGCGTGCCGGCAGGACCTGGGACTGGAACTCTCCCCCACATAAGTGA
- a CDS encoding glucose-1-phosphate thymidylyltransferase, with the protein MKGVLLHGGSGTRLRPITHTEVKQLLPVAGKPVSQYALEDMVAAGISEINIIVGSVGADAVKRHYGDGSQWNISITYTYQPEPLGIAHAVGLTERFVGNEPFVVYLGDNILHSGIAKLRESFDGGHFDALVALCRVARPESYGVAEIENGRIARLVEKPKNPKSDLALVGVYFFRKSIFDMIRTLKPSKRGELEITEALQALIDGGHPVGYHEIKGWWKDTGTMEEILDANRLVLDDIQRQVDSDTHAQNLIGRVRIMKGSSVDDKSVVKGPCHIGANTRIVSSIIGPNTSIGNNCIIEGVEIEDSIVMDDCRIDGKDSVRLYESIIGASCTITRNDGIKKASRMIVGRDSNIML; encoded by the coding sequence ATGAAAGGCGTTCTTCTGCATGGCGGAAGCGGAACCCGTCTCAGGCCAATTACGCACACCGAGGTCAAGCAGTTGCTGCCGGTCGCAGGAAAACCTGTGAGCCAGTATGCGCTTGAAGACATGGTTGCGGCCGGAATAAGCGAGATAAACATAATAGTGGGGAGCGTTGGCGCGGATGCCGTGAAGCGCCATTACGGTGACGGCTCACAGTGGAACATCTCCATCACATACACATATCAGCCGGAACCGCTGGGCATTGCGCATGCAGTCGGCCTGACAGAGCGTTTCGTCGGGAACGAGCCGTTCGTCGTGTATCTTGGCGATAACATACTGCACAGCGGAATCGCGAAGCTGAGGGAATCGTTCGACGGCGGGCATTTTGATGCGCTTGTCGCCCTGTGCCGTGTCGCGAGGCCGGAGAGCTATGGAGTTGCTGAAATCGAAAATGGAAGAATTGCCAGACTTGTTGAGAAACCAAAAAATCCGAAATCGGATCTGGCGCTAGTCGGGGTCTATTTTTTCAGAAAGTCCATATTCGACATGATACGGACATTGAAACCTTCGAAGAGAGGAGAGCTGGAAATTACCGAGGCGCTGCAGGCTCTTATAGACGGCGGGCATCCCGTCGGGTATCATGAAATAAAGGGGTGGTGGAAGGATACGGGAACAATGGAGGAGATACTTGACGCGAACCGGCTGGTCCTCGACGACATACAGAGACAGGTAGACAGTGATACACACGCGCAGAACCTCATCGGCCGCGTCAGAATTATGAAAGGCTCATCGGTTGACGATAAATCTGTTGTCAAGGGTCCCTGCCATATCGGCGCCAACACGAGGATAGTCTCTTCGATAATCGGACCCAATACAAGCATTGGAAACAACTGCATTATCGAAGGCGTTGAGATAGAGGACTCCATCGTCATGGACGATTGCAGGATCGATGGCAAGGACAGCGTTCGCCTCTACGAGAGCATAATCGGCGCGTCCTGCACTATAACAAGGAACGACGGCATCAAGAAGGCTTCCAGGATGATTGTCGGAAGAGATTCAAACATAATGCTGTGA
- a CDS encoding SDR family oxidoreductase produces MSSDYLVLGGSGFVGSELVGHFSCPGTSFSGREGFIRCDATDTKDIRKVLDDLRPGFIINSVGLADVDMAETNPGLAALLNEETVKNIMALKKTFKFKFLHISTDYVFDGTKGNYSENDRTNPVNVYGITKLAGEQRALEDSDSIIARISTPFGRGQGSTKKQFFRFVYERLKEGKEVNAVNDQFVTSTYLPDLANAADRLFERDASGIFHIGGPDRLSRYEFAREVAETAGFDGDLVKPISSEEMKQWKARRPRDTSLSLEKSLAFGLKYTRTADALKELISPGGRR; encoded by the coding sequence ATGTCTTCGGACTACCTGGTCCTCGGGGGAAGCGGATTTGTCGGCAGCGAACTGGTCGGTCATTTTTCCTGTCCGGGCACGAGTTTTTCAGGCAGAGAAGGATTTATCAGATGCGACGCAACAGACACGAAGGACATCAGGAAGGTGCTCGATGACCTCCGGCCGGGTTTTATAATCAACTCGGTCGGACTGGCCGATGTCGACATGGCAGAAACGAATCCCGGCCTGGCAGCCCTGCTCAACGAGGAAACCGTAAAGAACATCATGGCACTGAAAAAAACATTCAAATTCAAATTTTTGCACATCTCGACGGACTACGTCTTCGACGGCACAAAGGGAAATTACAGCGAGAATGACAGAACGAATCCAGTCAATGTCTACGGCATTACAAAACTCGCCGGCGAGCAGAGGGCGCTGGAAGACAGCGATTCTATCATCGCCAGAATTTCAACCCCGTTCGGCAGGGGGCAGGGCAGCACAAAGAAACAGTTTTTCCGTTTCGTCTATGAACGGCTGAAGGAGGGTAAAGAAGTAAATGCCGTCAACGATCAGTTTGTTACTTCCACTTACCTGCCTGATCTCGCAAATGCGGCTGATAGATTATTTGAAAGAGATGCCAGCGGCATATTCCATATCGGCGGCCCTGACCGTCTGAGCAGGTACGAATTTGCGCGCGAGGTGGCAGAAACAGCAGGTTTCGACGGCGATCTGGTGAAACCCATTTCGTCTGAAGAGATGAAGCAATGGAAGGCGAGGAGACCGCGCGATACCTCTCTTTCCCTGGAAAAATCTCTTGCCTTCGGCCTGAAATACACACGGACTGCTGATGCTCTGAAGGAACTCATTTCGCCGGGTGGCCGCCGGTAA
- a CDS encoding MFS transporter, with protein MESALHFDNAGAGSNTHFIRMLLGYRISRSFAFGYVSFVLPLYLRFIGMSYIDIGIYALVATIASAALSTVSGFLGDFYGRRRMLILLSLLFPAMMLLLLTLRSIPDIFITSLLGVSFTGGIGGGSGGGPIAPLQTSLLADLTTDESRTRSFGLLMSGAVFAALAGSLFSTAVSAFTFRQEYFRILFLTGLVFSITSFLFIFLMKFSDKPAEKGSAVVPVKSAHGIGRIALSGLFGSVGLGLIMPFIPIWFSDIMHATDGQISVIYSLSYLGTALAVLLATRVEGSVGRIRGITFFRGLSSVLLIAIPFSGSIAAAAALFVVRTGLYSMTIPLRQSFSMQLFHPSERARGAGITGIARRIPFGIAASLSGVLFAIGISALAFASAGLISIFDPVLYYFFFRRQG; from the coding sequence ATGGAAAGCGCATTGCATTTTGACAATGCCGGTGCAGGCAGCAATACCCATTTCATAAGAATGCTTCTGGGCTACAGGATATCCAGGAGTTTCGCATTCGGTTATGTGAGTTTCGTCCTTCCGCTTTATCTGCGCTTCATCGGAATGTCATACATCGACATCGGCATTTACGCTCTCGTTGCGACTATTGCCAGCGCAGCGCTGTCCACAGTGAGCGGTTTCCTCGGGGACTTCTACGGAAGACGGAGGATGCTCATACTGCTGTCCCTGCTCTTCCCTGCAATGATGCTACTGCTGCTCACGCTGCGCAGCATACCGGATATTTTCATAACTTCACTCCTTGGAGTCAGTTTTACAGGCGGGATAGGCGGCGGTTCGGGCGGCGGTCCCATTGCACCGCTCCAGACATCACTTCTTGCGGATCTCACAACCGATGAAAGCAGGACACGATCCTTTGGCCTTCTCATGTCCGGTGCCGTGTTTGCGGCGCTTGCGGGATCGTTGTTCTCAACGGCGGTCTCCGCATTTACATTCCGCCAGGAGTACTTCAGAATACTCTTTCTTACCGGTCTCGTCTTCTCTATAACAAGCTTCCTGTTCATTTTTCTTATGAAGTTCAGCGATAAACCGGCAGAGAAGGGATCGGCTGTTGTTCCTGTTAAATCTGCTCATGGCATAGGGCGCATCGCACTGTCCGGTCTGTTTGGAAGTGTAGGGCTGGGACTGATAATGCCTTTCATCCCGATATGGTTCAGCGACATAATGCATGCCACCGACGGGCAGATATCTGTCATCTACTCGCTCTCCTATCTTGGCACGGCTCTCGCGGTTCTCCTTGCGACGCGCGTGGAGGGCTCTGTCGGAAGAATAAGGGGCATAACGTTTTTCCGCGGACTGAGTTCCGTTCTGCTCATTGCCATACCGTTTTCCGGCTCGATTGCGGCAGCCGCGGCACTGTTTGTTGTGCGTACAGGTCTCTACAGCATGACCATACCGCTCAGGCAGAGCTTTTCGATGCAGCTTTTTCATCCTTCGGAGAGGGCGAGAGGCGCAGGAATCACAGGCATTGCACGCCGGATACCGTTCGGCATCGCAGCGAGTCTCAGCGGCGTTCTTTTCGCAATAGGCATTTCCGCGCTTGCTTTTGCATCCGCCGGGCTGATATCAATCTTCGATCCTGTGCTCTATTACTTCTTTTTCAGGAGACAGGGATGA
- a CDS encoding GDP-mannose 4,6-dehydratase, which produces MAQVSRRVLITGISGFVGPHLAKSYLDEGDEVFGLVRRRADGDLNRGLSEVGIQNEVKKVEGNVEDLTSLLMAFDRADPDIVFHLAAQSFVQRSFINPLEAVNSNALGTANVLEAMRLKGGNRARLVFAGSSEEYGFVALSRKQVEQFEKKNGRIFPPVVNYPELPIRETNPLRPISPYAVTKVFGEYMTIEYAQSYGLRNVVSRGFNHEGARRGSYFVTASIAKQVSSVMVKEAKYLSIGNVEAFRDWSHVNDMVSGYRLLAEKGEKGQAYNIGSGRTNSVLSYMLQTFVASGASIDSIETMNRRIRVKDPAAPVRLSMFGKTWQGLEVDNRILNGKLSFRIEDKGITVNTSRGSYNAVFDAERYRPTDVPILLADTTRAKDLGFETKHSLGDIVKDQLNYYADPNHRRR; this is translated from the coding sequence GTGGCGCAAGTGAGCAGAAGGGTTCTGATAACGGGCATATCCGGATTTGTCGGACCGCATCTCGCAAAGTCATATCTCGATGAAGGGGACGAGGTCTTCGGTCTGGTCAGGCGACGTGCGGACGGAGACCTTAACCGCGGACTGTCAGAGGTGGGAATACAGAATGAGGTGAAGAAGGTCGAAGGAAACGTAGAGGACCTCACATCCCTCCTGATGGCGTTCGACAGGGCGGACCCGGACATCGTCTTCCATCTTGCTGCACAGAGCTTTGTACAGCGGTCCTTCATCAATCCGCTTGAGGCAGTCAATTCTAACGCGCTGGGCACTGCAAACGTGCTTGAGGCTATGAGGCTCAAAGGCGGAAACAGAGCAAGGCTCGTTTTTGCCGGCTCCAGCGAAGAATACGGTTTTGTCGCACTGTCCAGAAAACAGGTTGAGCAATTCGAAAAGAAGAACGGCAGGATTTTTCCACCTGTGGTAAACTATCCTGAACTCCCGATACGGGAAACGAACCCCCTCAGACCGATTTCGCCTTATGCCGTTACAAAAGTTTTTGGCGAATACATGACAATAGAATACGCGCAGAGTTATGGCCTGAGAAATGTTGTTTCCCGTGGCTTTAACCATGAAGGTGCAAGGCGCGGTTCATACTTTGTTACAGCGTCCATAGCGAAACAGGTTTCGTCCGTGATGGTCAAGGAGGCCAAATATCTCTCTATAGGCAATGTCGAGGCATTCAGGGACTGGTCGCATGTCAATGACATGGTCAGCGGTTACCGCCTCCTGGCTGAAAAGGGAGAGAAAGGGCAGGCATACAATATCGGTTCAGGACGCACCAATTCCGTACTGTCATATATGCTGCAAACATTCGTCGCTTCGGGTGCGAGCATCGACAGCATCGAGACAATGAACAGGCGCATCAGGGTAAAGGATCCTGCGGCACCGGTCAGACTGTCGATGTTCGGAAAGACATGGCAGGGGCTCGAGGTCGATAATCGCATCCTGAACGGCAAGCTCTCTTTCAGAATCGAAGACAAGGGAATAACCGTCAATACCTCCAGGGGCAGTTACAATGCTGTTTTTGACGCGGAAAGATATCGCCCGACGGATGTTCCCATACTGCTGGCCGACACAACAAGGGCAAAGGATCTCGGATTTGAAACAAAGCACAGCCTCGGCGACATTGTGAAAGACCAGCTCAACTACTATGCCGACCCAAATCATCGCAGGAGGTAG
- the rfbB gene encoding dTDP-glucose 4,6-dehydratase produces MKLLVTGGAGFIGSNLLHYWSLKYPGDNIVCLDKLTYAGHIESIRPLIDQGKVEFRKGDICSREDVAAALKDADAVIHLAAESHVDRSIDAPDDFIRTNVNGTLTMLEAARKFDVGRFHHVSTDEVFGSLPLNSATKFTEKTCYNPRSPYAASKASSDHLVRAYAETFGLKATISNCGNNFGPFQHPEKIIPRFITMLLAGKKVPVYGDGLNVRDWIHVSDHCSAIDAIVRKGKEGGTYLVSGRNELSNIELTRKLLSIMGYGEDRIEYIRDRPGHDRRYALDDTKLRKELGWKPSLTFDQALSETVKWYVGNSWWWKPLGDAYSFV; encoded by the coding sequence ATGAAGCTGCTTGTTACAGGAGGTGCAGGCTTCATCGGCTCAAACCTCCTGCACTACTGGAGCCTGAAGTATCCCGGGGACAACATAGTGTGCCTTGACAAGCTCACATATGCCGGCCACATTGAATCCATCAGGCCGCTGATTGATCAGGGAAAGGTGGAATTCCGGAAGGGTGATATATGCAGCAGGGAGGACGTGGCTGCTGCGCTGAAGGATGCCGATGCGGTCATCCATCTGGCAGCGGAATCGCACGTGGACAGGTCAATTGACGCCCCGGACGATTTCATCAGGACAAACGTAAACGGGACGCTCACCATGCTGGAAGCGGCGAGGAAATTTGACGTCGGCAGATTCCATCACGTTTCCACAGATGAGGTGTTCGGCTCGCTGCCGCTCAACTCAGCAACCAAATTCACCGAGAAGACCTGCTACAACCCGCGGAGTCCCTACGCCGCAAGCAAAGCATCCTCAGACCATCTGGTCAGGGCATACGCCGAGACATTCGGCCTGAAGGCAACCATTTCAAATTGCGGAAACAACTTCGGTCCTTTCCAGCACCCGGAGAAGATAATTCCGCGTTTCATAACGATGCTTCTCGCCGGCAAAAAAGTGCCGGTTTACGGAGACGGCCTGAATGTCCGGGACTGGATACATGTCAGCGACCACTGTTCTGCCATTGACGCAATTGTCAGGAAGGGAAAGGAAGGCGGGACTTATCTGGTCTCCGGGAGGAATGAACTTTCGAATATAGAACTCACGAGGAAGCTGCTTTCGATTATGGGATACGGCGAAGACAGGATAGAGTACATCCGCGACAGGCCCGGACACGACAGGCGTTATGCGCTCGACGACACCAAACTCAGAAAGGAGCTGGGATGGAAACCCTCGCTTACCTTCGATCAGGCCCTCTCAGAAACAGTGAAGTGGTATGTGGGTAACAGCTGGTGGTGGAAACCACTCGGGGATGCGTATTCGTTCGTTTGA
- a CDS encoding S53 family peptidase, with translation MMAAIPLVATQQNTAMNGETIMHTFITGVSSGNGKGPSGGPGGPGSSGPSSYPAYTPGQIFFAYNYSAKYRGNRETIAIIDAYGSPSIQNDVNVFDSQFSLPSISLTILTPFGKVGRNSGWALETSLDVEWSHAMAPNASILLIETPSASSTYLITDSVNYVVNHTSANVVSMSWGTAESGLTASELAQYSSTFAYAENHGLILVAASGDSGANDGTSSPTVNYPASDPSVVGAGGTTLNLTDITSTSATYSYEYAWNSSGGGVSSYFPLPSYQSAAGIKASGRGVPDVSYDANPNTGFWIYDSTTYEGLKGWIQVGGTSASSPQWAAIFAEAQQALGTTSFNGAYVHQDLYSVYSSSTEYAAAFHDITIGYNGYYYAGQGYDEVTGIGSPNVGALIEYL, from the coding sequence ATGATGGCTGCAATACCGCTGGTTGCAACCCAGCAGAACACCGCAATGAACGGAGAAACCATAATGCACACATTCATAACAGGTGTTTCCTCGGGAAACGGAAAAGGACCGAGTGGCGGTCCGGGCGGCCCAGGGTCTTCCGGGCCTTCATCATATCCTGCATATACACCAGGACAGATATTCTTCGCCTACAACTACAGTGCAAAATACCGCGGGAACAGAGAGACGATTGCGATTATAGATGCATATGGGAGCCCGTCCATACAGAACGATGTGAATGTATTCGATTCCCAGTTTAGCCTTCCATCCATCAGCCTCACAATCCTTACACCATTCGGCAAGGTAGGAAGAAACTCAGGATGGGCACTCGAGACATCACTCGATGTGGAATGGTCGCATGCGATGGCGCCAAACGCAAGCATTCTGCTGATAGAGACACCTTCCGCATCATCAACCTACCTCATAACCGATTCCGTCAACTACGTAGTGAACCATACAAGCGCCAATGTCGTTTCTATGTCATGGGGAACAGCCGAGAGCGGTCTAACAGCCTCAGAACTGGCGCAGTACTCGTCCACATTTGCCTATGCCGAAAATCATGGGCTCATACTTGTCGCTGCATCCGGAGACAGCGGTGCGAATGACGGCACCTCTTCTCCGACGGTAAACTATCCGGCTTCCGATCCGAGCGTTGTCGGGGCGGGCGGAACCACTCTGAATCTTACAGATATAACTTCCACAAGCGCAACGTACTCATACGAATATGCGTGGAATTCCTCCGGCGGCGGCGTTAGCTCCTACTTCCCTCTGCCGTCATACCAATCAGCTGCTGGGATAAAGGCTTCCGGAAGGGGCGTTCCTGATGTATCTTACGATGCCAATCCGAACACAGGCTTCTGGATATACGACAGCACTACCTATGAAGGACTGAAAGGATGGATACAGGTTGGAGGGACAAGCGCTTCTTCGCCGCAATGGGCTGCAATCTTTGCAGAAGCGCAGCAAGCACTGGGAACCACATCCTTCAATGGCGCATATGTCCATCAGGATCTCTATTCTGTTTACAGCAGCTCAACTGAATATGCGGCTGCATTCCATGACATAACCATTGGGTACAACGGATATTACTATGCCGGACAGGGATATGATGAAGTAACGGGAATAGGGTCTCCAAATGTCGGTGCACTCATAGAATATCTGTAA